The Gilliamella apicola genome window below encodes:
- a CDS encoding ABC transporter ATP-binding protein, which yields MIKVGELQLTFNQGTPIENHVLRGLNLNISEGEFVTIIGSNGAGKSSLLNVISGDLLSDSGSVIINRKNVTRWPAWKRAGLVARVFQDPMVGTCENLTIEENLAIAYNRGHSFTLSPALNRKLRTIFKEKLATLNLGLENRLSDMMGLLSGGQRQAVSLLMSTLQPSKILLLDEHTAALDPKTAQFVLELTDQIVSKNHLTTMMVTHSMKQALEYGNRTVMLHQGQVVLDVSGEERTKLTVNDLLAMFEKTRGEKVTDDALLLG from the coding sequence ATGATTAAAGTTGGAGAATTACAATTAACTTTTAATCAAGGAACACCTATCGAAAATCATGTATTACGAGGATTAAATCTTAATATAAGCGAAGGTGAATTTGTCACAATTATAGGTAGTAATGGGGCAGGAAAAAGTTCATTACTCAATGTAATTAGTGGTGATTTACTTTCCGACTCTGGTAGTGTCATTATTAATAGAAAAAACGTAACACGCTGGCCGGCATGGAAAAGGGCTGGTTTAGTTGCTCGAGTATTCCAAGATCCAATGGTAGGGACTTGTGAAAACTTAACCATTGAAGAAAACCTTGCTATTGCTTATAACCGAGGTCATAGTTTTACATTATCTCCAGCCCTAAATAGAAAATTACGCACAATATTTAAAGAAAAACTTGCGACATTAAATTTAGGTTTAGAAAATCGATTGTCTGATATGATGGGATTACTTTCTGGAGGACAAAGGCAAGCAGTGAGTCTATTAATGTCAACACTACAACCATCTAAGATATTACTGCTTGATGAACATACCGCTGCTCTAGATCCCAAAACAGCACAATTTGTTTTAGAATTAACCGATCAGATTGTTTCTAAAAATCATTTAACAACCATGATGGTTACCCACTCTATGAAACAAGCATTAGAGTACGGTAATAGAACAGTAATGCTTCATCAAGGTCAAGTCGTACTTGACGTGTCTGGAGAAGAACGCACTAAGCTTACAGTAAACGATTTGCTAGCTATGTTTGAAAAAACGCGTGGCGAAAAGGTTACTGATGATGCATTACTTCTAGGGTAA
- a CDS encoding NADAR family protein yields MDLLKLREQYRSGKRYKYIYFWGHVEKQPSIITKSCFSQWYPSRFEVDNIYYPTAEHYMMAEKARLFGDEEILSKILTANSPGLAKSLGRQVKGFIPDIWDAHCFNIVINGNFAKFSQNPKLTDFILSTKQRILVEASPVDKIWGIGLSMDDPNIDNPLIWRGKNLLGFALMNVRQQLQEKL; encoded by the coding sequence ATGGATTTATTGAAATTACGCGAACAATATAGAAGTGGTAAGCGATACAAATATATTTACTTTTGGGGACATGTAGAAAAGCAACCTTCTATCATAACAAAAAGTTGTTTTAGCCAATGGTATCCAAGTCGTTTTGAGGTTGATAATATTTACTATCCAACAGCAGAACATTATATGATGGCTGAGAAGGCAAGATTATTTGGTGATGAGGAAATATTATCAAAAATACTTACTGCTAATTCTCCTGGATTAGCAAAATCATTAGGACGGCAAGTCAAAGGCTTCATACCAGATATTTGGGATGCACACTGCTTCAACATAGTCATAAATGGTAATTTTGCTAAGTTTTCACAGAATCCAAAGTTAACTGATTTTATATTATCAACCAAACAAAGAATATTAGTAGAAGCAAGCCCTGTTGATAAAATATGGGGGATAGGATTGTCTATGGATGATCCTAATATTGATAATCCGTTAATCTGGCGTGGAAAAAATTTGCTTGGATTTGCTTTAATGAATGTTCGCCAACAATTACAAGAAAAATTATGA
- the gmhB gene encoding D-glycero-beta-D-manno-heptose 1,7-bisphosphate 7-phosphatase, with amino-acid sequence MKPAIFLDRDGTINIDYNYVHTIDKFHFIDGVIDAMQELKKMGFLLVITTNQSGIARNKFTEEQFNVLTEWMDWSLQDRGVDLDGIYYCPHDPLVDTCECRKPNPGMIQTAAKELNIDIANSYMVGDRISDLLSGKRAGVKKTVLVKTGDIVTDEALAQADWVIDSLADLPKKIKIES; translated from the coding sequence ATGAAACCAGCTATTTTTTTAGATCGAGATGGGACCATTAATATCGATTATAATTATGTACATACAATTGATAAATTTCATTTTATTGATGGTGTCATTGATGCAATGCAAGAACTGAAAAAAATGGGCTTTTTGTTGGTTATTACAACTAACCAATCAGGGATTGCAAGAAATAAATTCACAGAAGAACAATTCAATGTCCTAACAGAATGGATGGATTGGTCATTACAAGATCGAGGTGTAGATTTAGATGGTATCTATTATTGCCCACATGATCCCTTAGTTGATACATGTGAGTGTCGAAAACCTAATCCAGGTATGATTCAAACCGCAGCTAAAGAGCTAAATATAGATATCGCCAATTCATATATGGTTGGTGATAGAATTTCTGACTTATTATCAGGCAAGCGTGCCGGTGTTAAAAAAACAGTGTTAGTAAAAACAGGGGATATAGTAACGGATGAAGCATTAGCTCAAGCTGATTGGGTCATTGACAGTTTAGCTGATTTACCAAAAAAGATAAAAATAGAATCTTAG
- the metN gene encoding methionine ABC transporter ATP-binding protein MetN, giving the protein MIELQHISKVFEHNKMPIHALKDITIHVPKGKIYGVIGKSGAGKSTLIRCVNLLERPTSGKIFFDNQEITHLSNRKLIEVRRKISMIFQHFNLLSSRTVFDNIAFPLELNKTPKAVIKQKVSELIDLVGLTEKANAYPANLSGGQKQRVAIARALASDPKVLLCDEATSALDPETTRSILALLKDINKKLGLTILLITHEMDVVKQICDQVAVISNGELVEQSSVGEMFSHAKTDIARQFIQSTLHLNIPEDYLVKLSSEYKEGLNPLVSFEFTGVSVDLPLLSQISKEFNIDSNIISAQMDYAGGVKFGLMLAEIRGTPRSTASAIQFLEKNNTKVEVLGYV; this is encoded by the coding sequence ATGATAGAACTACAACATATTTCGAAAGTATTTGAACATAATAAGATGCCAATTCATGCATTAAAGGACATTACAATTCATGTACCCAAAGGTAAAATTTATGGTGTTATTGGTAAGTCTGGTGCAGGAAAAAGTACACTTATTCGCTGTGTCAATCTTTTAGAAAGACCTACTAGCGGTAAAATATTTTTTGATAATCAAGAGATCACCCATTTATCAAATCGTAAACTTATAGAAGTACGACGCAAAATTAGCATGATTTTTCAGCATTTCAATCTGCTTTCTTCACGAACGGTATTTGATAATATTGCATTTCCACTTGAGCTAAATAAAACACCTAAAGCCGTTATTAAACAAAAAGTCAGTGAGCTTATTGATTTAGTTGGATTAACTGAAAAAGCGAATGCCTATCCAGCTAATTTATCAGGCGGTCAAAAGCAACGTGTTGCTATAGCAAGAGCTTTAGCTAGTGATCCCAAAGTATTATTATGTGATGAAGCAACCAGTGCGCTTGACCCTGAAACAACGCGTTCTATTTTAGCATTATTAAAAGATATTAATAAAAAATTAGGTTTAACCATTTTATTAATTACTCATGAGATGGATGTCGTGAAACAAATTTGTGATCAAGTTGCCGTTATTAGTAATGGAGAACTAGTTGAGCAATCATCGGTCGGAGAAATGTTTTCGCATGCAAAAACGGATATTGCTCGTCAATTTATTCAATCAACTTTACATCTTAATATTCCTGAAGATTATTTAGTAAAACTTTCTTCTGAATATAAAGAAGGACTTAATCCTTTGGTTAGTTTTGAGTTTACTGGGGTTTCAGTTGATTTACCTTTATTATCACAAATTTCTAAAGAGTTTAATATTGATAGCAACATTATTAGTGCACAAATGGATTATGCAGGAGGTGTTAAATTTGGATTAATGTTAGCTGAAATAAGAGGAACCCCCAGAAGCACAGCATCAGCAATTCAGTTTTTAGAAAAAAATAACACTAAGGTAGAGGTGCTTGGTTATGTTTGA
- a CDS encoding methionine ABC transporter permease — translation MLFKMAQATDETLYMVILSGFWGTIIGLPIGILLYTTRKGQILDCYATNSTLSFITNVFRSIPFIILIVWIIPFTTILMGTFIGKQAAVVPLSIGVSPLIARMIENALLDVPKGLIEAARSMGATPLQIIYKVLLPESLPVIVNSMTITLITLTGYIAMAGAVGAGGLGQLAIQYGYNGYKPAIMNTVLIILIVIVFIIQFIGNRIVKRVTHH, via the coding sequence ATGCTATTTAAAATGGCACAAGCAACGGATGAGACATTATATATGGTTATCCTGTCAGGTTTTTGGGGGACAATAATAGGTTTACCAATCGGTATATTACTTTATACAACCCGTAAAGGACAAATTTTAGATTGTTATGCAACCAATAGCACTCTTTCATTCATTACAAACGTGTTTCGTTCCATACCTTTTATTATATTAATTGTTTGGATTATTCCATTTACTACAATTTTAATGGGAACTTTTATCGGTAAACAAGCAGCAGTGGTTCCATTAAGTATTGGAGTATCTCCATTAATTGCACGTATGATTGAAAATGCATTACTGGATGTACCTAAAGGGCTAATTGAGGCTGCTCGTTCAATGGGCGCAACCCCATTACAAATTATATATAAAGTTCTATTACCTGAATCATTACCGGTAATAGTCAACAGTATGACAATTACATTAATTACTCTTACCGGTTATATTGCCATGGCTGGAGCTGTTGGTGCTGGTGGTTTAGGTCAACTTGCGATTCAATATGGTTACAACGGTTACAAGCCTGCTATAATGAATACAGTTTTAATTATATTAATTGTTATTGTTTTTATCATACAATTTATTGGCAATAGGATTGTCAAACGTGTTACGCATCACTAA
- a CDS encoding MetQ/NlpA family lipoprotein: MSIKKLALITTLVSSFFLTGCDDKQSAVSDNKSEEPTQVSTVKVGVISGPEQEVAEVVKQQAKELYNLDVELVIFNDYVTPNQALNDGLIDINAFQHKPYLDEQIKERGYKLAVVGNSFVYPIASYSHKLKPIDNATETDEGVKVTSPRGETFFIATNSTIAIPNDPTNLGRALLLLQHEGMITVDKTKGLLPTVLDITSNPYNYKIVELEAPMLPRSLDDAQIDLAIINNAFAGQANLTPSKDGIFVEDKESPYVNIIVAREADKDNENVKNFVKAYQTDAVAQKADQIFNGGAIRGW, encoded by the coding sequence ATGTCTATTAAAAAGCTAGCACTCATTACCACATTGGTAAGTTCATTTTTTTTAACTGGTTGTGATGACAAACAATCAGCAGTTTCAGATAATAAATCAGAAGAACCAACTCAAGTTAGTACGGTTAAAGTTGGTGTTATTTCTGGTCCTGAACAAGAAGTTGCAGAAGTTGTTAAGCAACAAGCGAAGGAGCTTTATAACCTTGATGTTGAACTGGTTATTTTTAATGATTATGTTACACCAAACCAAGCTTTAAATGATGGCTTAATCGATATTAATGCTTTTCAACATAAACCTTATTTAGACGAACAAATAAAAGAACGCGGATATAAACTAGCTGTTGTCGGTAACTCATTTGTTTACCCTATTGCTAGCTATTCCCATAAATTAAAACCAATTGATAACGCAACTGAAACAGATGAAGGTGTAAAAGTAACTTCACCTCGTGGCGAAACTTTCTTTATTGCCACTAATTCAACTATTGCAATTCCAAACGATCCAACCAATTTAGGTCGTGCATTACTCTTATTACAACACGAAGGAATGATTACCGTTGATAAAACAAAAGGTTTACTACCAACCGTTCTTGATATCACAAGTAATCCTTATAATTACAAAATTGTTGAGCTTGAAGCACCAATGCTACCGCGTTCATTAGATGACGCACAAATTGATCTTGCTATTATCAATAATGCATTTGCAGGACAAGCAAATTTAACACCAAGCAAAGATGGTATATTTGTAGAGGATAAAGAATCACCATACGTTAATATTATTGTTGCCCGAGAAGCTGACAAAGATAATGAGAACGTCAAAAACTTTGTTAAAGCCTATCAAACCGATGCGGTAGCACAAAAAGCCGATCAAATTTTCAATGGTGGTGCAATTCGTGGTTGGTAA
- the tsaA gene encoding tRNA (N6-threonylcarbamoyladenosine(37)-N6)-methyltransferase TrmO: protein MMTYQIKPIGIIHSPYSEKFAVPRQPNLVTAGQGELHLLAPYNNPVSIKGLEQFSHLWLLFQFHHIEPEKWRLAVRPPRLGGNKTLGVFATRSPFRPNHIGLSAVELKNIVIKNKQIILKLGSIDLVDGTPIIDIKPYLPYCDSYPTATAGYAQSEPEKKITVEFSPRARLILATYLSTYPHLTELITQVISQDPRPAYKQNNIEQQEYGLTLYQFNIKCKISNQHAIVEDIFMDKKK from the coding sequence ATAATGACATATCAAATCAAACCTATCGGTATTATTCATTCCCCCTACAGCGAAAAATTTGCTGTTCCTCGACAACCCAATTTAGTTACCGCAGGTCAAGGCGAACTTCATCTATTAGCACCATATAATAATCCTGTTAGTATTAAAGGATTAGAACAATTTTCACATTTATGGTTATTATTTCAGTTTCATCATATTGAGCCAGAAAAGTGGCGTTTAGCTGTGCGTCCACCGCGCTTGGGTGGAAATAAAACATTAGGTGTATTTGCCACCAGATCACCTTTTCGCCCCAATCATATTGGACTTTCAGCTGTTGAATTAAAAAATATTGTCATTAAAAATAAGCAAATTATTTTGAAATTAGGAAGTATTGATTTAGTTGATGGAACGCCAATTATCGATATTAAACCTTATTTACCCTATTGTGATAGTTACCCTACTGCTACTGCCGGTTATGCTCAATCAGAGCCTGAAAAAAAAATCACAGTTGAATTTTCACCACGAGCACGATTGATCTTAGCAACATACCTATCAACTTACCCACACTTAACAGAATTAATTACACAGGTTATTTCTCAAGATCCAAGACCTGCATATAAACAAAATAATATTGAACAACAAGAATATGGGCTGACACTTTACCAATTCAATATAAAATGCAAAATAAGTAACCAACATGCAATTGTTGAAGATATCTTTATGGATAAGAAGAAATAG
- the hslO gene encoding Hsp33 family molecular chaperone HslO, with product MIDKKVTTTNMDTLNRFLFDNHPIRGEITRLEQTYQAILDNHNYPIAVQKLLGELLVATSLLTATLKFEGDIAVQLQGDGPLTLAVVNGNNQQELRGVARINSSIADDASLKDMVGNGYIVITITPKNGERYQGIVSLEKDSLIGCIENYFMQSEQLPTRLFVKTGLFEGKLMAAGILLQVLPSNENTTDSFEHLSVLTETITSDELFGLSTEEILYRLYNQEEVRFFETHDIIFKCGCSRQRCEDSLMTLPANEIDEILNEDDGKIDIHCDYCGKHYIFDTIDIAQMRKKNHPQYH from the coding sequence ATGATAGACAAAAAGGTGACAACAACTAATATGGATACTTTAAATCGATTTTTATTTGATAATCATCCTATTCGAGGTGAAATTACCCGACTTGAACAGACATACCAAGCTATTTTAGATAATCATAATTATCCAATAGCAGTACAAAAATTATTAGGTGAATTATTAGTTGCAACCAGCTTACTAACTGCTACTTTAAAGTTTGAAGGTGATATTGCTGTACAATTACAGGGTGATGGACCACTAACTCTAGCTGTAGTTAATGGTAATAATCAGCAAGAATTGCGAGGTGTTGCTCGAATCAATAGTAGCATTGCTGATGATGCTTCACTTAAAGATATGGTAGGTAATGGCTATATAGTTATCACAATTACACCAAAAAATGGCGAACGTTATCAAGGTATAGTTAGTTTGGAAAAAGATTCATTAATAGGCTGTATAGAAAACTATTTTATGCAGTCAGAACAGTTACCGACTAGGCTGTTTGTTAAAACTGGTTTGTTTGAAGGTAAATTAATGGCTGCAGGAATTTTATTGCAAGTTTTACCTAGCAATGAAAATACAACGGATTCATTTGAGCATCTTAGTGTTTTGACTGAAACAATTACCAGTGATGAGTTATTTGGGCTATCAACTGAAGAAATTCTATATCGTCTTTACAATCAAGAAGAAGTTAGATTTTTTGAAACTCATGATATTATTTTTAAATGCGGATGCTCTCGTCAACGTTGCGAAGATAGTTTAATGACATTACCCGCTAACGAAATTGATGAAATTCTAAATGAAGATGATGGGAAGATTGATATTCATTGTGATTATTGTGGGAAGCATTACATCTTCGATACGATCGATATTGCTCAAATGAGAAAGAAAAATCATCCTCAATATCATTAA
- the hslR gene encoding ribosome-associated heat shock protein Hsp15: MELVRLDKWLWAARFYKTRSIAREMIDGGKVHYNGQRAKPSKIVEVGAMLTLRQGSEQKTIQILAISSQRRTATEAQFLYRETLDSIAKRDKMAEARKLNALTMPHPNRRPDKKERRNLLKFKYDRQKGDNN; this comes from the coding sequence ATGGAGTTAGTAAGATTAGATAAATGGCTGTGGGCTGCAAGGTTTTATAAAACCCGTTCTATAGCCAGAGAAATGATTGATGGTGGTAAAGTTCACTACAATGGGCAACGTGCTAAACCTAGTAAAATTGTCGAAGTAGGGGCAATGTTAACACTTCGTCAAGGTTCTGAACAAAAAACGATTCAAATTTTGGCTATTAGCAGTCAAAGAAGAACTGCCACTGAAGCCCAATTTCTTTATCGAGAAACCCTCGATAGTATTGCTAAGCGCGATAAAATGGCAGAAGCACGCAAGCTTAATGCATTAACTATGCCGCATCCTAATAGAAGACCCGATAAAAAAGAGCGACGAAATTTGCTTAAATTTAAATATGATAGACAAAAAGGTGACAACAACTAA
- the greA gene encoding transcription elongation factor GreA, with the protein MKQIPMTVKGAELLRAELEELKNVKRPQITAAIAEARAHGDLKENAEYHAAREQQGFCEGRIQEIEGKLSQAQIIDITKVKNTGRIIFGATVTVINVDTDEETTYRIVGDDEADYKRNLISVNSPIARGLIGKEDGDTVQIKTPGGNVEFDIVKVEYI; encoded by the coding sequence ATGAAACAAATCCCAATGACGGTAAAGGGAGCAGAATTATTACGTGCGGAATTGGAAGAACTGAAAAATGTTAAACGACCGCAAATTACAGCAGCTATTGCCGAAGCTAGAGCACACGGGGATTTAAAAGAAAATGCCGAATATCATGCAGCAAGAGAACAACAAGGTTTTTGTGAAGGGCGTATTCAAGAAATCGAAGGTAAATTATCACAAGCACAAATTATCGATATTACTAAAGTAAAAAATACTGGGCGAATAATTTTTGGTGCAACAGTTACGGTAATAAATGTAGATACGGATGAAGAAACCACCTATCGTATCGTTGGTGATGATGAAGCTGACTATAAACGAAATCTTATTTCAGTTAACTCTCCGATTGCAAGAGGCCTAATAGGCAAAGAAGATGGTGATACAGTACAAATAAAAACACCTGGCGGTAATGTTGAATTCGATATTGTTAAAGTTGAATATATTTAA
- the yhbY gene encoding ribosome assembly RNA-binding protein YhbY, whose protein sequence is MNLSNKQKQYLKSEAHHLKPIVMIGANGFTEGVLAEIENALNFHELIKIKISAEDRETKKLICEAIIRETNALAVQQVGSIFTIFRPSDEKKISLPK, encoded by the coding sequence ATGAATTTATCGAATAAACAAAAACAGTATTTAAAAAGTGAAGCTCATCACCTTAAACCTATAGTGATGATTGGTGCTAACGGATTTACCGAAGGCGTTTTAGCTGAAATTGAAAATGCCCTAAATTTTCATGAATTAATCAAAATTAAAATATCTGCAGAAGATCGCGAAACTAAAAAGCTAATTTGTGAAGCAATTATCCGCGAAACAAATGCGCTAGCCGTTCAACAAGTCGGATCTATTTTTACCATTTTTAGACCAAGTGACGAGAAGAAAATCTCATTACCTAAATAG
- the rlmE gene encoding 23S rRNA (uridine(2552)-2'-O)-methyltransferase RlmE has product MSNKKRSASSTRWLNEHFNDRFVQQAQKKGLRSRAWFKLEEIQKSDKLFKPGITVVDLGAAPGGWSQYVASLIGNKGRIIACDLLPMDPIVGVDFLQGDFRDEVVLKALLERVGEEKVQVVMSDMAPNMSGQPAVDIPRAMYLVELALDMCRDVLAHNGNFIVKVFQGEGFEEYLKQVRAMFKTVKIRKPEASRARSREVYIVATGMK; this is encoded by the coding sequence GTGAGTAACAAAAAACGATCAGCAAGTTCAACGCGTTGGCTTAATGAACATTTTAATGACCGTTTTGTGCAACAGGCACAAAAAAAAGGACTACGCTCAAGAGCGTGGTTTAAATTAGAAGAAATTCAAAAAAGTGATAAATTATTCAAACCAGGCATTACTGTAGTTGATTTAGGGGCAGCGCCCGGTGGTTGGTCACAATATGTTGCCTCATTGATTGGTAATAAAGGGCGCATTATTGCATGTGATCTACTGCCTATGGATCCTATCGTTGGAGTTGATTTTTTACAGGGTGATTTTAGAGATGAAGTCGTTTTGAAAGCATTATTAGAACGAGTTGGAGAAGAAAAAGTCCAAGTTGTTATGTCAGATATGGCTCCAAATATGAGTGGACAACCAGCTGTTGATATACCTAGAGCAATGTACTTAGTTGAACTTGCGCTTGATATGTGTAGAGATGTGCTTGCACATAATGGCAATTTCATCGTAAAAGTCTTTCAAGGCGAAGGATTTGAAGAGTATTTAAAACAAGTACGCGCTATGTTTAAAACAGTCAAAATTCGTAAACCAGAAGCATCACGAGCAAGATCTCGAGAAGTTTATATTGTTGCAACGGGTATGAAGTAG
- the ftsH gene encoding ATP-dependent zinc metalloprotease FtsH, whose translation MNDMVKNLLIWGVIAIVLIAVFNQFSVISNGLPQVNYTQFNSDIANKKLKEVHINGREITATTNGNENYVTYIPYYDDKLMDDLVLNKVAVYGQPEERPSLLANILISWFPMAVFVGLWFFVMRQMNGGGKGGPMAIGKSKARMLTPDQVKTKFADVAGSEEAKQEVTEVVDFLRDPGKYQKLGGRIPKGILMVGPPGTGKTLLAKAIAGEANVPFFSISGSDFVEMFVGVGASRVRDLFEQARKHAPCIIFIDEIDAVGRKRGAGSMGGHDEREQTLNQMLVEMDGFETNSGIIIIAATNRVDILDPALLRPGRFDRQVQIGLPDMKGREQILAVHVRKIPLGPDVDLSVLARGTPGYSGAELANLVNEAALFAARRNKRLVTMDEFEEAKDKINMGTERRSLTMTQEQLVSTAYHEAGHAIIGYLMPDHDPIHKVTIIPRGRALGVTFFLPEGDRVSESREKLEGDIATLYGGRLAEELIYGTDKVSTGASNDIKVATQYARAMVTQWGFSERLGPLFYEMDENSAYGRPKDISDETARIIDEEVKAIIDRNYQRARQILTDNIDVLHAMKDALMKYETIGSKQVADLIARRPVTTPDDWTESDEKAANEIPNEGASTTPPQSES comes from the coding sequence TTGAACGACATGGTGAAGAATTTACTGATTTGGGGAGTAATTGCTATAGTGTTAATCGCTGTATTTAACCAATTTAGCGTTATATCTAATGGGCTCCCTCAAGTTAATTATACTCAATTTAATTCTGATATTGCCAACAAAAAGCTCAAAGAAGTGCATATCAATGGACGTGAAATTACTGCTACAACCAACGGTAATGAAAATTATGTTACCTATATTCCTTATTATGATGATAAATTAATGGATGATTTGGTGCTCAATAAAGTCGCGGTATATGGCCAACCTGAAGAGAGACCAAGTTTATTAGCCAATATTTTAATTTCTTGGTTTCCAATGGCAGTATTTGTTGGCCTTTGGTTCTTTGTCATGCGCCAAATGAATGGAGGTGGTAAAGGTGGACCAATGGCGATCGGCAAAAGTAAAGCCCGAATGTTAACACCCGATCAGGTCAAAACCAAATTTGCCGATGTTGCTGGCAGTGAAGAAGCTAAGCAAGAGGTAACTGAAGTCGTTGATTTCTTACGTGATCCTGGTAAATATCAAAAATTAGGTGGGCGAATTCCAAAAGGAATTTTAATGGTTGGGCCTCCAGGTACGGGTAAAACATTACTGGCAAAAGCAATCGCTGGTGAAGCCAATGTACCATTCTTTAGCATTTCAGGTTCTGATTTTGTTGAAATGTTTGTCGGTGTAGGTGCTTCCCGTGTAAGAGATCTCTTTGAACAAGCGCGTAAACACGCCCCTTGTATTATTTTTATCGATGAAATTGATGCAGTTGGACGTAAACGTGGTGCTGGCTCTATGGGTGGTCACGATGAACGAGAACAAACATTAAATCAAATGTTAGTTGAAATGGATGGATTTGAAACCAATAGTGGTATTATCATTATCGCAGCAACTAACCGTGTAGATATACTTGATCCAGCTTTACTTCGTCCTGGTCGTTTTGACCGACAAGTACAAATTGGTTTACCTGATATGAAAGGACGAGAACAAATCTTAGCCGTACATGTGCGTAAAATTCCACTAGGTCCTGATGTTGATTTATCGGTATTAGCGCGTGGTACACCTGGTTATTCAGGAGCAGAATTAGCCAATTTAGTTAATGAGGCTGCTTTATTTGCTGCCCGACGTAATAAACGTCTTGTTACTATGGATGAATTTGAAGAAGCCAAAGACAAAATCAATATGGGTACAGAAAGACGTTCATTAACCATGACCCAAGAACAACTCGTTTCAACAGCTTATCACGAAGCTGGGCATGCGATTATTGGCTATTTAATGCCTGATCACGATCCTATCCACAAAGTGACTATTATTCCTCGTGGACGAGCCTTAGGTGTGACTTTCTTTTTACCAGAAGGTGACCGAGTAAGTGAGAGTCGAGAAAAATTAGAAGGTGATATTGCAACCCTTTATGGTGGTCGACTTGCAGAAGAGTTAATCTATGGTACAGATAAAGTATCAACAGGCGCATCAAATGATATTAAAGTTGCAACTCAGTATGCAAGAGCAATGGTAACACAGTGGGGCTTTTCTGAACGTTTAGGACCATTATTTTATGAAATGGATGAAAATTCTGCCTATGGACGACCTAAAGATATTTCAGATGAAACAGCTCGAATCATTGATGAAGAGGTCAAAGCTATAATCGATCGTAATTACCAACGAGCTCGTCAAATATTAACTGATAATATTGATGTACTTCATGCAATGAAAGATGCATTAATGAAATATGAAACTATTGGTTCAAAACAAGTTGCAGATTTAATTGCACGCCGTCCAGTTACTACCCCTGATGATTGGACAGAAAGTGATGAAAAAGCAGCAAATGAGATTCCAAATGAGGGTGCAAGCACAACACCTCCTCAATCAGAAAGTTAA